In Anaerolineales bacterium, one DNA window encodes the following:
- a CDS encoding dienelactone hydrolase family protein, which translates to MPIQTSDIQLNVNSQKVNAYLASPASGGPGVLVLHAWWGLNPFFKQTCDRLAEQGCTALAPDLRNGQIAETIEDAKELMEKSDGQLVGGAVMAAKDHLRKLTKGRIGVIGFSMGGAWALTIASTTPDQVGATVLFYGNEDVDVNKITSKVMGHYSDNDEWESNEWVHKKFGEMKTAGVDHTLHIYPGVAHWFMEDDRPEYDPAAAQLAWERTIEFLKKNL; encoded by the coding sequence ATGCCCATTCAAACATCTGACATTCAATTGAATGTGAACAGCCAAAAGGTCAATGCCTATCTCGCCTCCCCCGCGAGCGGCGGACCAGGCGTTCTGGTCCTGCATGCCTGGTGGGGGCTGAATCCGTTCTTCAAGCAGACATGCGACCGCCTCGCAGAACAGGGATGTACCGCGCTCGCGCCCGACCTTCGCAACGGCCAAATTGCCGAGACCATCGAAGACGCCAAGGAGTTGATGGAAAAAAGCGATGGTCAACTTGTTGGCGGCGCTGTCATGGCAGCAAAGGATCATCTGCGCAAACTTACGAAAGGCAGGATCGGCGTGATCGGTTTCTCGATGGGCGGAGCCTGGGCGTTGACAATTGCCTCCACCACGCCAGATCAGGTCGGCGCGACGGTGCTCTTTTATGGTAATGAGGATGTGGATGTCAACAAGATCACATCGAAGGTGATGGGACATTACAGCGATAATGATGAATGGGAGTCAAATGAATGGGTGCATAAAAAATTCGGGGAGATGAAAACTGCCGGAGTAGATCACACGCTTCACATCTACCCCGGAGTTGCCCATTGGTTCATGGAAGATGATCGCCCCGAATATGATCCCGCTGCCGCGCAACTGGCGTGGGAACGGACGATTGAGTTCCTGAAGAAAAATCTATAG
- the lpdA gene encoding dihydrolipoyl dehydrogenase, with the protein MAENFDVVVIGAGPAGYVAAIRAAQLKQKVAIVDKQWMGGVCLNIGCIPSKSLLKNAEVAHTLRERGKDFGFSFENLKLDYSVAVKRSRQNSDRLTKGVGFLMKKNNIAVFMGEAKFKAKDTLNVTDQDGKVTELKAKNIIVATGASAMVPPAWKVDGKKVVTYWEAILQDTLPKSVVVIGSGAIGVEFSTIWSAYGVEVTIVEMLPRIVPLEDEEVSKELEKEFKKRKITIMTGHKVESVEAAKTGVRVKVSAEGKETVLEAAQALVAIGFRPNSKGLGLEEVGVKINERGFVEIDEKMRTNVPGIWAVGDVTGKLMLAHVGSTMGIVAAEHIGGHETVTLDYEMMPRATYSYPQVASFGLTEAQAKERGHEIKVGRFPFQPNGKALGLGDYMGFVKIVVDAKYGEILGAHMIGPEVTELLPELTLARMMELTAHEIARNVHAHPTLSEAIMEAAHGAGGSPIHI; encoded by the coding sequence ATGGCAGAAAATTTTGATGTCGTTGTCATCGGCGCGGGACCTGCGGGCTACGTTGCCGCGATCCGCGCCGCGCAACTGAAGCAGAAAGTCGCGATCGTGGACAAGCAATGGATGGGCGGCGTTTGTTTGAATATCGGCTGCATCCCGTCCAAGTCCCTGCTGAAGAACGCGGAAGTGGCGCATACCCTGCGCGAACGCGGCAAGGATTTTGGCTTTTCGTTCGAGAATCTAAAACTGGATTACAGCGTGGCGGTCAAACGTTCGCGCCAGAATTCAGACCGCCTGACCAAGGGCGTTGGTTTTCTGATGAAGAAGAACAATATCGCGGTCTTCATGGGCGAGGCGAAGTTCAAGGCAAAAGACACGCTCAATGTGACCGATCAGGACGGCAAGGTCACCGAGCTCAAGGCGAAGAACATCATCGTCGCCACCGGCGCGAGCGCGATGGTTCCGCCTGCGTGGAAGGTGGACGGCAAAAAGGTCGTCACCTACTGGGAGGCGATCCTTCAGGATACCCTTCCCAAGTCTGTCGTGGTCATTGGCTCCGGCGCGATCGGTGTGGAATTTTCCACGATCTGGAGCGCCTACGGTGTGGAGGTGACCATCGTCGAAATGCTGCCGCGTATTGTCCCACTGGAAGACGAGGAAGTTTCGAAGGAACTTGAAAAGGAATTCAAGAAGCGCAAGATCACCATTATGACGGGGCATAAGGTCGAATCCGTGGAAGCCGCGAAGACGGGTGTGCGGGTCAAGGTGTCGGCGGAGGGAAAGGAAACGGTCCTGGAAGCAGCCCAGGCGTTGGTCGCGATCGGTTTCCGTCCCAATTCAAAGGGGTTGGGCCTCGAAGAAGTCGGCGTGAAGATCAACGAGCGCGGCTTTGTCGAAATCGACGAAAAGATGCGGACCAATGTGCCCGGCATTTGGGCGGTTGGCGATGTGACAGGCAAACTCATGCTCGCGCACGTCGGCTCAACGATGGGTATTGTCGCCGCCGAACACATCGGCGGACATGAAACCGTCACACTCGATTACGAAATGATGCCGCGCGCGACCTATTCCTATCCGCAGGTCGCGTCGTTTGGCCTGACGGAAGCACAGGCAAAGGAACGCGGCCATGAGATCAAGGTCGGGCGCTTCCCCTTCCAGCCGAACGGCAAGGCACTCGGGCTCGGCGATTACATGGGCTTCGTCAAGATCGTGGTGGATGCAAAATACGGCGAGATTTTGGGCGCGCATATGATCGGTCCCGAAGTGACCGAATTGCTCCCAGAACTGACCCTTGCCCGCATGATGGAACTCACAGCACACGAGATCGCGCGCAACGTCCACGCCCACCCCACGCTTTCCGAGGCGATCATGGAAGCGGCCCACGGGGCAGGCGGAAGTCCAATCCATATCTAG
- a CDS encoding MBL fold metallo-hydrolase has translation MHRERVSENVFWFQSEVYAQVTAGVIVGPQWAVVIDTLALPEETLGMREFIEQELGVQVRYVINTHYHADHTWGNCFFPGATVIGHAKCREYLMENGIPSLESSRKQDPNLRQVKIVPPHLTFASGEMAMRVGKKNLVISQSFGHSNDGISVLVEEDRVLFAGDVFMPLPYIVDGDADDMLASIKRIGRMGLENIIQGHGDIILRGEIDAAVKENMSYLNNIKKAVKSAGKRKNVDEYLEAITIEDCGKSRVYLGGLAETLHRRNLRALHRRMNEK, from the coding sequence ATGCACCGCGAACGAGTGTCTGAAAATGTATTTTGGTTCCAAAGTGAAGTCTATGCCCAGGTGACGGCGGGCGTGATTGTGGGTCCGCAATGGGCAGTGGTGATTGATACCCTCGCCCTCCCCGAAGAGACCCTTGGTATGCGGGAATTCATCGAACAGGAATTGGGGGTACAAGTCCGCTATGTGATCAATACCCATTACCATGCCGACCACACCTGGGGCAACTGTTTCTTTCCCGGCGCAACCGTCATCGGTCATGCGAAGTGCCGTGAATATCTGATGGAAAACGGCATTCCCTCCTTGGAAAGTTCCCGCAAACAGGACCCAAACCTGCGACAGGTAAAGATCGTTCCTCCCCACCTGACATTTGCTTCCGGTGAAATGGCAATGCGAGTCGGGAAGAAGAATCTCGTCATCTCCCAGTCCTTCGGTCACAGCAATGACGGCATTTCGGTGCTGGTGGAGGAGGACCGTGTGTTATTCGCAGGCGACGTCTTTATGCCTCTTCCCTACATCGTGGACGGTGATGCGGACGACATGCTCGCCTCGATCAAACGTATCGGGCGCATGGGGCTGGAAAACATCATCCAGGGACACGGCGATATCATCCTGCGCGGCGAAATAGACGCGGCTGTCAAAGAAAACATGAGCTATTTGAACAATATCAAAAAAGCCGTAAAATCCGCGGGAAAACGCAAGAACGTGGATGAGTATCTGGAAGCGATCACCATTGAGGACTGCGGCAAAAGCCGCGTTTATCTTGGGGGCCTGGCAGAGACTCTGCACCGCCGCAACCTGCGGGCATTGCACCGCCGGATGAACGAAAAGTAA
- a CDS encoding putative monovalent cation/H+ antiporter subunit A: MIALSVLSVFGAALAVSLFFRRGHSLAGWLIALLPFSLTVYYTSLLPRTASDGPESFAYDWASEFGARFSFRADGLSLLFALLISGIGTLVVIYAGSYLKKNKNLGRFYAWLLIFMGAMLGVALSDNLLLLFIFWELTSFSSFILIGFEHEKETARASALQALLVTGGGGLAMLAGFLLLGQAGGTFELSALLSQGTEVQASPLYLSALILILLGAFTKSAQFPFHFWLPNAMEAPTPVSAYLHSATMVKAGIYLLARLNPVLGGSDVWMYAVGGIGMTTMLVGGYLSILQTDLKRLLAYSTLSALGTLTMLIGLGTPLALKAAMVLLLAHALYKGAMFLVAGILDHETGTRDVTKLGGLLRAMPVTGAAAGVTALSMAGLPPLFGFISKELVYEVGLEFNWWLMAAILWMGLFTVFVAWVVGAGPFLGKQTDTPKKPHEAPFSMWIGPVLLAGLSLLAGVFPGAVGSALISSAVSSVAGEAVKVKLALWHGINPAFLLSIGTVIAGIGLFAVRDPLRSALSKIKWKWGPAYFYTRALDGMNSLALSQTRFFQSGYLRYYLLIIVSTVVAGAGYALFRTNGLRLPAATLDIRFYELALALLILGAALAAVVSPSRLGAIAALGAAGYGVALIFLLFGAPDLAMTQFAIESLTVILFVLAFYHLPKFQKLSPKSSRLRDAVIALLAGGLMTALVLFAVSVEISPSISRYFVENSVPLAHGRNIVNVILVDFRGLDTMGEITVLGVAGIGVYALLKLRKGKGHE; encoded by the coding sequence ATGATTGCCTTATCCGTTCTTTCCGTCTTTGGAGCAGCCCTGGCTGTCTCGTTATTTTTCCGTCGAGGACATAGCCTGGCGGGATGGCTAATCGCGCTGCTCCCATTCAGCCTGACCGTGTACTACACAAGCCTGTTACCGCGCACCGCGTCTGACGGGCCTGAATCCTTTGCTTATGACTGGGCTTCCGAGTTCGGCGCCCGTTTCTCGTTTCGCGCAGACGGATTGAGCCTGTTATTTGCCCTGTTAATCAGCGGCATCGGCACGCTGGTTGTCATCTACGCAGGCAGTTATCTAAAGAAAAATAAAAATCTGGGAAGATTCTATGCCTGGCTGTTGATCTTCATGGGAGCCATGCTCGGTGTGGCACTTTCAGATAACCTGCTGCTCCTGTTCATATTTTGGGAATTAACAAGTTTCAGCTCCTTCATTCTGATCGGCTTCGAGCATGAAAAGGAAACCGCGCGTGCATCTGCTTTGCAAGCCCTGCTGGTGACCGGTGGCGGCGGACTGGCAATGCTGGCCGGCTTCCTACTGCTGGGACAGGCAGGCGGCACATTCGAACTTTCCGCGCTTCTCTCCCAGGGGACTGAGGTTCAAGCCAGCCCGCTATATTTATCGGCGCTGATTCTAATTTTGCTGGGCGCATTCACCAAGTCCGCGCAATTCCCCTTCCACTTCTGGCTGCCCAATGCCATGGAGGCGCCGACCCCGGTCAGCGCATACCTGCATTCCGCAACCATGGTCAAGGCGGGCATCTATTTGCTGGCACGCTTGAACCCTGTACTGGGCGGAAGCGACGTATGGATGTACGCCGTTGGCGGCATTGGAATGACCACCATGCTCGTCGGTGGGTATCTCTCGATCCTGCAAACCGACCTGAAACGATTACTGGCCTACTCCACACTCAGCGCGCTGGGGACATTGACCATGCTGATCGGCCTGGGTACGCCACTGGCTCTCAAAGCGGCCATGGTCCTGCTGCTGGCACATGCATTATATAAAGGTGCAATGTTCCTCGTTGCCGGCATTTTGGACCACGAAACCGGCACACGCGATGTGACCAAACTCGGCGGACTGTTGCGCGCAATGCCCGTTACCGGAGCAGCGGCGGGAGTGACGGCCTTGTCCATGGCGGGCCTACCGCCTTTATTCGGTTTTATCTCAAAGGAACTTGTCTACGAAGTGGGTCTCGAATTCAACTGGTGGCTGATGGCTGCGATCCTGTGGATGGGATTGTTCACAGTATTCGTCGCCTGGGTTGTGGGAGCGGGTCCATTCCTTGGAAAACAGACGGATACACCGAAGAAGCCGCATGAGGCGCCGTTCAGTATGTGGATCGGACCCGTGCTGCTGGCAGGCCTGAGCCTGCTCGCGGGCGTCTTCCCCGGTGCGGTAGGCAGTGCCTTGATCTCCTCGGCAGTTTCCAGCGTCGCAGGTGAAGCGGTCAAGGTCAAACTGGCGCTGTGGCATGGGATCAATCCAGCGTTTCTGTTGAGCATTGGCACGGTCATTGCGGGCATCGGGTTGTTTGCTGTCAGAGATCCCCTGCGCAGTGCATTGAGTAAAATAAAATGGAAATGGGGTCCTGCATATTTCTATACACGCGCGCTCGATGGAATGAATTCCCTGGCCCTGTCCCAAACGCGTTTTTTCCAAAGCGGCTACCTGCGTTATTACCTGCTTATTATTGTGTCCACTGTAGTGGCAGGCGCTGGATATGCGCTCTTTCGCACGAATGGACTGCGCCTGCCGGCAGCCACATTGGATATTCGCTTTTATGAACTGGCTTTGGCGCTCCTGATTCTTGGGGCAGCGCTGGCGGCTGTTGTATCGCCATCGCGTCTGGGCGCAATTGCGGCGTTGGGCGCGGCAGGGTACGGTGTAGCGCTGATCTTTTTGCTATTCGGCGCGCCGGACCTGGCAATGACACAGTTCGCCATCGAATCCTTAACCGTCATTCTCTTTGTGCTGGCCTTCTATCATTTGCCAAAATTCCAAAAACTCAGCCCGAAGTCATCGCGGCTGCGTGATGCTGTCATAGCCCTGCTGGCCGGCGGATTAATGACAGCCCTGGTGTTGTTTGCGGTAAGTGTTGAGATTTCGCCGTCCATCTCCCGCTATTTCGTGGAAAACTCAGTGCCGTTGGCGCATGGGCGCAATATCGTCAACGTGATCCTGGTGGATTTCCGCGGTCTGGATACGATGGGAGAGATCACCGTATTGGGGGTGGCCGGCATCGGGGTATACGCCCTGCTCAAACTTCGCAAAGGGAAAGGGCATGAATGA
- a CDS encoding Na+/H+ antiporter subunit B encodes MMKTDSLILRTMVRYLFPLLLLFSIFIFLRGHNEPGGGFIAGLVASAAFALFSIACSSRESREVLGVDTRLLIGVGLLIALLSGLIGVLAGQPFLRGMWTYLPIPGVKIEIGTPLLFDTGVFLAVVGVTLTIIFALEEVE; translated from the coding sequence ATGATGAAAACTGACTCCCTGATCCTGCGCACGATGGTTCGATATCTCTTCCCGCTTCTGCTCCTGTTTTCGATCTTTATTTTCCTGCGTGGACACAACGAACCGGGCGGTGGTTTTATCGCCGGTCTCGTGGCATCCGCCGCGTTCGCGCTTTTTTCGATTGCCTGCAGTTCAAGAGAATCTCGTGAGGTGCTGGGAGTTGACACGCGCCTGCTGATCGGCGTCGGGCTGTTGATCGCCCTGCTCAGCGGGTTGATCGGCGTTCTGGCGGGCCAGCCATTTCTGCGCGGGATGTGGACGTATCTGCCCATTCCGGGCGTCAAGATCGAAATCGGCACACCCCTGCTCTTCGATACTGGCGTGTTCCTGGCGGTGGTGGGAGTGACACTGACCATTATCTTCGCGCTGGAAGAGGTGGAGTAG
- a CDS encoding Na+/H+ antiporter subunit C: MEIVLAIVIGGLYAAGIYMMLRRSLVKLLIGLGLLSYAANLLIFTAARLTRANSPVISEGETALALPYADPLPQALILTAIVIGFGVTAFALALSYRAYKSVGTDDLDKMKGTDT; this comes from the coding sequence ATGGAGATCGTTCTTGCCATCGTCATCGGCGGGTTATACGCTGCTGGAATTTACATGATGCTTCGCCGCAGTCTCGTTAAACTTCTGATCGGGCTGGGCCTGCTCAGCTATGCGGCAAACCTGTTGATCTTTACCGCTGCAAGATTGACGCGCGCCAATTCCCCGGTCATCTCTGAAGGCGAAACTGCTCTGGCGCTGCCCTACGCCGACCCACTTCCGCAGGCGTTGATCCTGACAGCCATTGTGATCGGTTTCGGTGTTACGGCGTTTGCGCTGGCACTTTCATACCGGGCGTATAAATCCGTTGGGACGGATGATCTGGACAAAATGAAGGGCACCGATACATGA
- a CDS encoding Na+/H+ antiporter subunit D → MNLLLPFPIIISMLTGITALLTYRSRTAQRWLSVIGSAALLGSTIWLLVEVERNGIRATQIGGWPAPYGITLVADLFSAIMLVLTGVIGFTVAVFSLATTDPAHETHGFHPLYHFLLMGVCGAFLTGDLFNLYVWFEVMLMASFVLLALGGERGQLEGAIKYVTLNLVASAIFLAAIGLLYGLAGTLNMADLADKFSNELSKDESGLITTLAILFLVAFGIKAAIFPLFFWLPASYHTPPVAVSALFSGLLTKVGVYAIIRVFTLIFIQETGFTHTLILFIAGLTMITGVLGAVAQYDMRRLLSFHIISQIGYLLMGLGLFTVSGLASAVFFTFHVSIAKTALFFVSGALHHLYGTFDLKKLGGAYQNLPVLATLFLISSLALAGLPPLSGFFAKLGLIQAGLAQESYGIVATALGVSILTLFSMIKIWNEAFWKPLAKSDEITEPARLAGGGTWTILIASIAMLAAVTLIMGLGASPIFALALRAGEQLMNPTAYIQAVMEAVK, encoded by the coding sequence ATGAATCTGCTCCTGCCATTTCCCATCATCATTTCCATGCTTACGGGCATCACTGCGCTGCTCACATATCGATCACGGACGGCGCAGCGCTGGTTAAGCGTGATCGGCTCTGCCGCTCTGCTGGGTTCGACAATCTGGCTGTTGGTTGAAGTGGAACGGAACGGCATCCGCGCCACGCAGATCGGGGGCTGGCCTGCTCCGTACGGCATCACACTGGTGGCGGATCTTTTCAGCGCCATCATGCTGGTGCTGACGGGGGTCATCGGCTTCACTGTGGCAGTCTTCTCGCTGGCAACCACCGATCCTGCGCACGAAACCCATGGCTTCCATCCGTTATATCACTTCCTGCTCATGGGCGTGTGCGGCGCATTCCTAACCGGCGACCTGTTCAACCTGTACGTCTGGTTCGAGGTCATGCTAATGGCGTCCTTTGTCCTGCTCGCGCTGGGCGGTGAACGCGGTCAATTGGAGGGCGCGATCAAATATGTCACGTTGAACCTCGTGGCTTCCGCCATCTTCCTTGCCGCCATCGGTTTATTATATGGTCTGGCTGGCACCCTGAACATGGCAGACCTGGCGGATAAATTTTCGAATGAACTCAGCAAGGATGAATCGGGGTTGATCACCACCCTGGCGATCCTGTTTCTGGTCGCATTTGGGATTAAAGCCGCCATCTTTCCGTTGTTTTTCTGGCTGCCCGCCTCGTATCACACCCCGCCGGTGGCTGTTTCTGCCCTATTCTCCGGACTCTTAACCAAGGTTGGTGTGTACGCGATCATCCGCGTATTCACCTTGATCTTCATCCAGGAGACCGGCTTCACGCACACCCTGATCCTGTTCATTGCAGGCCTGACAATGATTACCGGCGTGCTGGGCGCGGTCGCGCAATACGACATGCGCCGCCTGCTTTCCTTCCACATTATCAGCCAGATCGGTTATCTCTTGATGGGGTTGGGATTATTCACAGTGTCGGGGCTGGCTTCGGCTGTGTTTTTTACATTCCACGTCTCGATTGCCAAGACCGCGCTATTTTTTGTCAGCGGCGCATTACACCACCTGTATGGAACTTTCGACCTGAAAAAGCTGGGCGGCGCATATCAAAATCTGCCGGTGCTGGCAACACTCTTTCTGATCTCATCTCTCGCATTGGCTGGCCTGCCGCCCCTCTCCGGCTTCTTTGCAAAACTCGGCCTGATACAGGCCGGCCTTGCACAGGAGAGCTATGGAATCGTTGCGACCGCGCTCGGCGTCAGCATCCTGACCCTCTTTTCCATGATCAAAATATGGAATGAGGCATTTTGGAAGCCCTTGGCGAAAAGCGACGAGATCACCGAACCTGCCAGACTTGCCGGCGGTGGAACATGGACGATTCTCATCGCTTCCATCGCGATGCTGGCAGCGGTTACACTGATCATGGGTCTGGGCGCATCCCCGATATTTGCCCTGGCGTTAAGGGCGGGTGAGCAATTGATGAATCCCACCGCCTATATTCAGGCTGTCATGGAGGCTGTAAAATGA
- a CDS encoding Na+/H+ antiporter subunit E has protein sequence MNYTLLNIVLALTWAMLNGEINPVNLIVGFVIGYLILFTARRALGPSPYFGRVWKAIRFAIYFFGELFRANFKLAYDVLTPHMNLMKPRIISVPLDVTTDAQITALANLISLTPGTLSLDVSSDRRVLYIHFMYAEDADTARREIKNGMERWVRDLSSKEKE, from the coding sequence ATGAATTACACCCTATTGAATATTGTCCTGGCGCTGACCTGGGCAATGCTTAACGGTGAAATTAATCCGGTCAATTTAATCGTCGGATTTGTAATCGGCTATCTCATTCTCTTCACCGCCCGCCGCGCGCTCGGGCCATCGCCGTATTTCGGCAGGGTATGGAAGGCGATCCGTTTCGCAATCTACTTTTTTGGGGAACTCTTTCGCGCCAATTTCAAACTGGCATATGATGTGCTGACACCGCACATGAATCTTATGAAACCGCGCATCATCTCCGTACCGCTCGATGTGACCACCGATGCCCAAATCACAGCACTTGCAAATCTTATCTCGCTGACCCCGGGTACCCTCAGCCTGGATGTGTCATCAGACAGGCGGGTGCTTTACATACACTTCATGTATGCGGAAGACGCAGACACCGCACGGCGCGAAATAAAAAACGGGATGGAACGCTGGGTTCGGGACCTGTCCTCGAAGGAAAAGGAATGA
- a CDS encoding monovalent cation/H+ antiporter complex subunit F, which translates to MNLNMVSYGLLILAFLLAFLRMIRDPNRNHRIMALDRVVALDLMATLSIGFMTLYAIETGKTLFLDVAMVLALIAFLGTVAFARYLEKGR; encoded by the coding sequence ATGAACCTGAACATGGTGTCATACGGTTTGTTGATCCTCGCCTTCCTGCTCGCCTTCCTCAGGATGATCCGAGACCCCAACCGAAACCACCGCATCATGGCGCTGGACCGCGTTGTGGCGCTCGACCTGATGGCAACCCTGTCCATTGGTTTCATGACTTTATACGCCATTGAAACCGGGAAAACCCTCTTCCTGGATGTGGCCATGGTGCTGGCGTTGATCGCCTTCCTCGGCACGGTGGCATTTGCGCGCTATCTTGAAAAGGGAAGGTAG
- the mnhG gene encoding monovalent cation/H(+) antiporter subunit G: MLSQILTLIGAFFMFVAALGVYRMPDLYMRLHANTKSATFGVGFLLLGAATHFSDFGISISARALAIMLFLFATAPVAAHMIGRAAYIAKAPLWEGTLSDDLKEQYDPKTHELAAQAELQKSKTKKHGDKRTK, translated from the coding sequence ATGCTTTCGCAAATCCTGACGTTAATCGGCGCCTTTTTCATGTTTGTGGCGGCTTTGGGGGTGTACCGTATGCCGGACCTGTACATGCGCCTGCACGCGAATACGAAATCCGCAACCTTTGGAGTGGGTTTTTTACTGCTCGGCGCCGCCACCCATTTTTCGGATTTTGGCATCAGCATCAGCGCACGCGCACTGGCGATCATGCTCTTCCTCTTTGCCACAGCGCCGGTTGCCGCACATATGATCGGGCGTGCAGCGTACATTGCAAAAGCGCCTCTCTGGGAGGGGACATTGAGCGACGATTTGAAGGAACAATACGACCCTAAAACTCACGAACTGGCCGCACAGGCGGAGCTCCAAAAATCTAAAACAAAAAAACATGGAGATAAACGAACCAAATGA
- a CDS encoding calcium/sodium antiporter, translating to MSYVIDSIIIIATILGLWWGAVWVVEAASRIAKRLGVSELIIGLTVVAMGTSAPEFAVTVGAALKGQGDISIGNVVGSNIFNLGFILGGVALVRAITTTRSLVYRDGIVMIGITFLLLFFLRDLTLERWEGVVLFLLLFIYIGYLIYSREPAGEELPEGDFQWMDIPRLLAGLTLIVTSGHYLVESASSLARAFGVSEWVIGVTIVAAGTSAPELVTSLIAVLRGHYGISAGNLIGSDIFNLLGVLGLAAILRPMSIDPSAYSSLYMLSGMVILVVIMMRTGWKISRWEGGLLVLINIIRWVVDFQR from the coding sequence ATGAGTTACGTCATCGACTCGATCATCATCATCGCTACAATTTTGGGGCTATGGTGGGGCGCGGTCTGGGTGGTGGAAGCCGCCTCCCGCATCGCCAAGCGTCTGGGGGTTTCCGAATTAATCATCGGCTTGACGGTGGTCGCCATGGGGACCTCCGCCCCGGAGTTCGCCGTCACTGTGGGGGCCGCCTTGAAGGGACAGGGTGATATTTCCATCGGGAATGTGGTTGGATCCAACATCTTCAACCTCGGTTTTATCCTTGGCGGCGTGGCGCTGGTGCGCGCCATCACCACCACCCGCTCGCTTGTCTATCGTGACGGCATCGTGATGATCGGCATTACCTTCCTGCTGTTATTCTTCCTAAGGGACCTGACATTGGAACGCTGGGAGGGAGTTGTCCTGTTTCTGCTCCTCTTTATATATATCGGGTATTTGATCTACAGCCGCGAACCGGCAGGAGAGGAACTGCCCGAGGGTGACTTCCAATGGATGGACATCCCCCGCCTGCTGGCGGGGCTGACGCTGATCGTGACAAGCGGACACTATTTGGTCGAATCAGCCTCCAGTCTGGCACGTGCTTTCGGCGTATCGGAATGGGTGATCGGCGTGACCATCGTCGCCGCCGGCACATCCGCACCTGAACTGGTGACATCCCTCATCGCCGTCCTGCGCGGACATTATGGCATCTCCGCGGGCAACCTGATCGGCAGTGACATCTTCAACCTGCTGGGTGTGCTGGGGCTGGCTGCGATCTTAAGGCCCATGAGCATTGACCCGAGCGCCTACTCAAGCCTGTACATGCTCTCGGGCATGGTTATTCTGGTGGTGATCATGATGCGCACTGGCTGGAAGATCTCCCGCTGGGAGGGCGGACTGCTGGTCCTGATCAACATCATCCGCTGGGTCGTGGATTTCCAGCGGTAG
- a CDS encoding nitroreductase family deazaflavin-dependent oxidoreductase — translation MKNENLEILLSKLSKEEYCYLTTRGRKTGRSHEIEIWFGVEGNSLYLLSGGAGKSDWVKNLRADPNVTVRIAQYNFTGTARIVRNIREESTARPMLAAKYQGWQEGHELSEWARDALAVGIDLISIVKD, via the coding sequence ATGAAAAATGAAAACCTTGAAATACTTCTTTCCAAACTATCAAAGGAGGAATACTGCTATCTCACCACCAGGGGGCGTAAAACGGGCAGGTCGCATGAGATCGAGATCTGGTTTGGGGTTGAGGGGAATTCGCTCTACCTGCTCTCCGGCGGCGCGGGAAAATCAGACTGGGTGAAGAATCTGCGCGCGGACCCAAATGTGACCGTGCGGATCGCACAATACAACTTCACAGGCACGGCACGTATTGTTCGGAACATCAGGGAAGAGTCAACAGCCCGCCCGATGTTGGCGGCCAAATATCAGGGCTGGCAGGAGGGACACGAACTTAGCGAATGGGCGCGGGATGCATTGGCAGTGGGGATCGATTTGATTTCCATCGTCAAAGATTAA
- a CDS encoding DUF3592 domain-containing protein, with protein sequence MQTVDQAFPDGNITKPPRKKLGCAFALLPIGAVILLAVSIWYGYSSYQFVSNGVKVEAAVVRLESSSSADSGITYSPVFRYTVDGVDYEYESVNSSSPPTHEVGEVSTLLYNPNNPAKARENSFWELWLMPIILCPASIMMLMLSIVIPMFVRAMPQ encoded by the coding sequence ATGCAAACAGTAGACCAGGCTTTCCCAGACGGCAACATCACAAAACCTCCCCGCAAAAAATTAGGATGTGCCTTCGCCCTGCTGCCCATCGGTGCTGTGATTCTATTGGCAGTCAGCATTTGGTACGGTTACTCAAGTTATCAATTCGTCAGCAACGGCGTGAAAGTGGAAGCGGCAGTGGTGCGGCTGGAATCCTCGAGCTCCGCTGATTCAGGCATCACCTACTCCCCCGTTTTCCGCTACACGGTGGATGGTGTCGACTATGAATACGAGAGCGTCAATTCATCCAGCCCACCCACCCACGAGGTCGGTGAAGTCTCCACTCTGCTGTATAACCCCAACAACCCCGCCAAGGCGCGCGAAAATTCCTTCTGGGAACTCTGGCTCATGCCCATCATCCTTTGCCCAGCTTCCATTATGATGCTCATGCTCTCCATTGTGATCCCAATGTTCGTGCGCGCCATGCCACAATAG